Within Roseibium sp. HPY-6, the genomic segment TCAATATGGCCAGCCGGGTCGAAGGCCTGTGTTCCACACTTGATGAGACCGTACTGGCAACACGTGACTTTGTTGAGTATTCCTCTTTATCCTGGCGTTCGCTTGGAAACCACCAATTGAAGGGCGTGGTCGAACCTGTCGAAGTCTTTTCGCCAGTTGTTCAAGATTGACCGGACTTTGACCAGCATGCGCACGTCTACCGGTTCGAACAGGTCAGACTTTTAAGCCTCTCCCCGGCATCTCGCCGGTCTCCGTAAAATCGGCCAGCGATTGTTGAAACACCCGTGTCTTCAGGTCAGGAAATCCGTTCCGGCAGCCCGCGTCCGTTGTTCCACCAGCGGTTCGGATTGGCACTATCCGGATTGTAGGCCGCCCTGCTCGCCCAGTCTTCGCGCAGGAATATCACCGGTTCCTCGTAGTGATGGACGTATAGGATCGCATCCATCACCTTCTCCAGGATTTCCAAATCTCGCTCGATGGAAATCTTGAGTTCAACCATCGGATAGGTCTCTGTTGAGCCTGCTTCAAATGCGTCCACATGGGTGGTTGTCGTCGAACCCGGCTCCGGTTGCGCCGTTTCCTTGCCGACGGCGGAGATGCTTGCGTTGCGTTGGTAACGGCCAAACCGCAACGGATAGACCTTTTTGACCTCATCCAGGATCCGGTCGGTATCTTCCGGCAATGTCTGGATTTCCAGTGTCCAGACCGGTACGAAAGTTCCCGAATTCGCCTTGTATTCTTGCAAACTACTCATTGGCGACACTCCAAATCAAACGCCTATGTTCCCACTTTGTTCCTATTCCTTCCGAGGATCAACCATTCCTTCGCCCGCTCCACAGCTGTTGTTCACTTGCTTGGCGTGATTGGACCCTGGGCCCAGCGCTCCAGGACTACCCGTAAATGTATTACCCCACGTGTCTGAGAGAGTGACGCTGATGCGAACCACACCTGGCGTGGGGGTTGACTCTCGTTCAATATAGTCCGATATTTCTGTCATGACAGAAATTACCGACAAAAACGACGCAAGCGCAAAATCTCAGTTCATTCTTTATTGGGGCGATATGGGCAGCCAATGGGGGGTCAACCGCTCCGTCGCCCAGATCCATGCTCTGCTCTACCTGAGCACGAAGCCGCTAAACGCGGAACAAATATCAGAAGAGCTTGGGATTGCACGATCGAACGTTTCCAACTCCTTGAAGGAGCTTGTCGGCTGGCGGCTGATTCAGCGGGTTCCGGTCGCCGGTGACCGGCGGGAACATTTCGTTGCAGAAACGGACGTGTGGGAAATGGCCCTTCTTATCGCGCGGGGTCGCAAGGAGCGGGAGATAGACCCCGCAATCCGCGCAATCGACATGTGCGTTTCGCAGGCCGAGAATGAAAAGAACCTCGATCCCGACGTTCTCAAGCGTATGCATGCCATGCAGGACTTTCTGACAACCGCTGATCGCTGGTCGGCTCAGATGCTGAGCGTTCCAAAATCCAATCTGGCGGCCTTGATGAAAATGGGAAACAAGGTTCTGACCCTTTTGAAGATCGGCGGCAAAACGAAGTAGGTGTAAATTTTTTTGATCGTTAATTTCTCTTTCTACAGAAATAACGGACTTAACTGGAAAGGATGTAAGATGCAGCATGATACCGCTGCCCGGCATTGTGACATCGTTCTCGACACCCGTTTCCGGGACCTTTTGGGCGAAGCTGCATGGAACGCACTCCCGATTTCGGTCCGCAAACGCTTCGGCAAGCGCCTGAGAGGTGGGGCAAGCGTTGTCTATCAGGGTGAAGTTGTCGCGATGCGCCGAACCTTCCCCGGATATGTGCTGTCACAGCTTGCGCGGCTCGTTGGCGGCCCTTTGCCACACGACATGTCCTCTCTTCGGCAACCGGCTGTCGTCACGGTCACCGAGGACTGCGCCGGGGAAGGTCAATTCTGGATCCGCCAGTATGGCCGCGCGACCGGCTTTCCGCAGGTGATCCATAGCTCGAAACGGTTTGCAGGTCCGACCGGAATTGAAGAATACATCGGTTGCGGCATTGGTATGGCGCTTCAGGTCGCTGCCGGACAAGACGCCCTGATCTTCAAGAGCGATCACTATTTTCTGCAGGTCGGTTCGCTGCGCTTCCGGCTGCCATCGTGGCTGAGCCCGGGCAAACTCACCATCACACACCGGGACCTCGGCGATACACGGTTCCTGTTCTCACTCACCCTGACAAGCCGTTTGTTCGGCGAGCTCATCCATCAGGACGCGCTCTTTCATGACATGGAGATTGACCTATGACCGATCCTCTTCTCTGGACTCTGATATCCGTACAGATTGCCATGGGTTTGTTTGACACGCTCGTGCATCACGAAGTCACCGAACGCCTGGCCTGGCGCGCTTCGCAAAAGCTGGAACTGCGCCTGCACGGTATCCGCAACTTCTTTTATGCCGTGATCTTCCTGACATTCGCGTGGACGGAGCCCCGTGGTATATTCACGTTGCTCTTCGCGGCAATCCTGGTACTAGAAGTCATCATCACGCTCTGGGACTTCGTCGAAGAGGATCTCACCCGCAAGCTTCCCTGGACGGAGCGTATCAACCACACTTTGCTGACCTTGAATTATGGAGCCATTCTGGCCCTGCTCGCACCTATTCTTTGGCAATGGTCGTTCCAGCCAAGCGCAATGGTGCCCGTCAGCTATGGCTGGTGGAGTGTCATGGCGAGCATCGCCGCATTTGGTGTTGCCGTGTTTTCGGCACGCGACCTGCTCGCTGCATCCCGCAGTGAAAGGCTCCTGAAGCCTGACGCCGCGGATCTGGTAACGGCACTGCCCCCGCGCCAGCACATTCTCGTCACAGGCGGCACCGGCTTTGTCGGCGTGCGGCTGGTGGAAGCACTTGTCGCGGCAGGCCATTCCGTAACCGTCTTGACGCGAGACCTGCGCAAGGCCGAAGTGCTCTCACATCCGGTCCGCGCGATTTCCGACCTTGGCGACATCCATGCCAAGGACCGAATAGATGCAATCGTCAATCTTGCCGGAGATCCGATTGCGAACGGGCTTTGGACGTCAGGCAAGCGGCAGCGGATTATCCAATCCCGTGTCGCCATGACCAACGCTCTTGAAGAATTGATCGCGCGCCTCGAAACGAAACCGGACTGTCTCGTCAGCGGTTCAGCCATTGGCTGGTACGGCCTTCGCGGCGACGAAGTTCTGACAGAGAGCGCAACATCTTCGCCCGCGTTCACACATGAAGTCTGTGAACAGTGGGAACAGGCAGCCATGCAGATATCGGAGCGCGGTGTTCGCGTGGTTGCTTTGCGCATCGGCCTCGTGCTCGGGGTCGACGGCGGCATGCTGGCCAGGCTCCTGACGCCGTTCGAATTTGGCGGCGGCGCAAAGTTGGGCGATGGCGGGCAGTGGATGTCCTGGATCGAAAGAGACGACCTCGTCCGCGTGATCGCATATGCCATCACGGATGAAGATCTTGAAGGTCCGGTGAACGCCACCGCGCCGGAACCGGTCCGCAACGCGGTCTTTACCAAGGCACTTGCGCACGCTCTGACCCGGCCCGCTTTTCTGCGCATCCCGGCCTGGTTGCTGTCTACGGCCCTTGGAGACATGGCACGTGAAACCATGCTCGCCAGCCAGCGGGTCGTGCCCAAACGGCTTCTCGATCGCGGGTTCTTGTTCCGCCAGCCGGAGTTGGAATCGATGCTGAGGTCAATCACGGGGTCCAGCGCCGGTTCAAGAAGTAAACCGAAGCAGGAAATTGGCGTCGCGCTTCGATAACAAACGGTTCGGCTTAAACGATCAACGCCAAATCCTGATCGCCATTTTGAAGAGCTGGCGGCCCGTTACCGGGACTGCCAGCTCTGCTCATTCGATCACAAGCTTCGGCAACCAGTGGCTCTCCGGATAACCCTCCTCAAGATCAACGTCGCGAATTGGTCTCAAGTCTCCCGCCTCGGGCGGAACGCCAAGCCTATCCATATCCATTTCATGAAGCGTTCCAAGAAGCCGGCCTTCCTCAATATCGAGTTTGTAGTAGACCCCGTTCCAGAGATTGATGCCGTATTCTGTCGCCCCTTTCCAGACGAAGAGGAGATCGTACTCAAGGTCGGTAAGATCCTGATCGGATACTGAACGTCTTATCTCGTATGGATAAGGCACGCGGCACCAATGTTTCTCTGGTCCTTCGACGCATTTGAACGGCCGCATGGAGAGGAAATGATCTGAAAACACATCGTCCTTCCAGACGATCTGATAGGTGACGCTGTCGCCCGCTTGATTGAAAGTGACCGTTGCGACGGCATGGTCTTCACCGCTCTGATCCACCAATTTGACCGTCTTATCACCCTCAAGGGGGCTTGCAGTCGCAGGTTCAGGAAGAAAACCGAAAACCAAAAGCACAATCCAGGCGAAACCTGACCGCATTTTCCCCTCCCCGGAAAATCGACGAGCCCATCCAAATAGAGTCTTTCCAGCCTAACAACGTGACGCTTGCCGCCTAGTGCACTTTAGGCCAGCCCTGAATGTCCGCTGGAAGCCAGGTTTTCCGCAAAAGCACAAGAATCGCATAGTGATTGACAGGAATCGCGCCTCAAACGCAGGACCTGCGGGACCATTTTCACCTCATCACGATCCACCTGGTTTCTGATGGAGACGAAAATGACCTCGACTTCGCACGACGACACGTCAAATCAAGCTGTCCAAAACGCACAAACCCGCACGGTGACCTTCGAAGTTAAAGGGGCACCTCTGTCCGGCACGCTGTACCTGCCGAAGGGTTTTGACGGCAAACCGCGAGCGGTTGTTGTCGTAACCGGGGCGTGGACCGCCGTCGAAGAACAGATGCCTGCAAACTATGCGCGCGAACTGGTCAAGCACGGACTCGCCGCTTTGACCTTCGACTTCCGCGGTTGGGGGAAATCCGGCGATCTGGAAGATGGCGCTCGGTTTGTTGAAAATCCCGCTGCCAAGACCGCAGACATCCGCGCGGCATTTGAATGCGTTGCGGCACTGCCCGAGGTGGATGCGGCGCGCATTTTCGGCCTCGGCATCTGCGCGTCTGCCGGCTACATGGTCGACGCAGTCGCGGGCAATCCGCTTGTATCGCGTATCGCTCTTATCGCTCCCTGGCTCCAGGACAAGGACATCGTCAATGCCGTCTATGGCGGCGATGAGGGCGTCGCAGCGCTGATCGAAACATCTCGTAAAGCCGAGGCAGCGGGCGGCGAAATTATTCCCGCCGCGGGTCCGGTAGGAGCAGACGGCGTATTGATGCCCGTCGGGGGTTACTACTACGAGGCGCAGCGCGGCGCGATCCCGCAATACGACAACAAATGGAACAATGCGGGATGGGAAGGCTGGCTCACCTATTATCCTGCCGACAATCCCGGGCGGCTGGATAAACCCCTTGCTGTCGTGCATTCGCAAAGCGCCGCAATCCCAGAGGGCGCTCGCAAGTTTCTTGAAGGTTACGGCAACGCGGCGAAGACGCTTTGGCTTGAGGATGTCGAACAGTTCGACTTCTACGACGCCCCGGCGAACATCAGCCGCGCAACCGACTTTGTCGCCAGGCACTGCCAGTCGGACTTGGCTTAGAGAGCTTAACCCGGCCGGCACCGATCCAAATCCTTTCCAATCTCCAACTTCATGAGGAAACACGATGTCAGATGACACGATTACATCCCGCCGTGCCCTGCTGACCGGTGGCGTTGCAGCAGCTGCGACACTGGCCTCCACAGCGGCCGCCGCCAACAGCATGAACCCGGCTGCTGCTCCGGGTGCGCTGCGCCCGGACGGTCGCTTCAAGGGCAAGGTGGTCGCAGTCACCGGCGGCAATTCCGGGATCGGAGAAGCAACCGTGCGCGCCTTCGCCATGGAGGGTTCTCAAGTTGTTTTCGGTGCACGCAGAGACGCTCTGGGCCGGCAGGTGGAAGCCGATATACGTGCCGCTGGTGGCGACGTGACCTGGATCCAGACCGACGTTCGGGAACCCGATCAGGTCGAGCGCTTTATCAAGGCAGCGACAGACACGTATGGCCGCCTCGACATTCTGTTCAACAATGCCGGAATTTTCATGACGCCGAACCTCATAGAGGACATCGACGTCGAGAATTTCGAAGACATGATGCGCACGAACACATTCGGTGTGTTCTACGGAATGAAATACGCTATCCCCGTCATGAAGGCGCAAGGCAGCGGCGTCATCATCAACATGGCATCAGTCGCCGCACACCGGGGTTTCCCGAACACGGCCCACTACAATGCCTCCAAACACGCCGTGCTGGGTCTTACCCGGGCAGGTGCCAAACTGGCCGCAGACAATATTCGTGTGGCCTCGATCTCACCGCTTGCCGTCGACACACCCATGCTCAAGGAAAGCTTCGACTATCAGGGCCTGACCTATGAAGGCATGGCCGGGTTCTTCGTCACGCCGCGCATCATGGACGCCCACGAGATGGCGGAAGGTGTGCTCTTCCTGGCCTCGGATGCGGCCACGGCTTTCAACGGCATGGACTTGGATGCGACCGGCGGTCAGCTCGCCTGATAAGCCCGCAAAAGACAAAGGAGAAATTCGATGACCCGCACGCTTATGGCAGCCTTGACAGCAGCGACATTTTTGGGAGGACCGGCAATGGCAGATCAGACAGAAATCTCAAGGTCGATCACCGACATTGCCGCCGGTGCGGACCGGCACGACTGGGAGCGCGTGCGCAGCGCTTTCGCAGAGAATGTAACGAGCGACTATACCAGCTTGTGGGGCGGTGAGCCCGCAACGCAGCCCGCCGACGAACTGGTGGCCGGTTGGGCCGGTTTCCTGCCCGGTTTCGACAGCACGCACCATATGGTGACCAACCATACCGTTGCGTCCATTGACGACGGAAGCGCAGTCGCAGAAGCGGACTTCACCGCAACTCACCGCATTGAGGATGGTCTTTGGACGCTCGGCGGCCGCTACACATATGAGCTTGAGCAAAGCGGTGACCGCTGGGTGGTCACTTCGTTGACGATGACGGCGCTCTGGGAGACCGGAGACCGCGGTCTTGTGGCGAAGGCCGGCGAACGCGCTGCACAAAAGAAATAACACTTACAGGGATCGCAGCCCGTCGAAGGGCGGCGGTCTTTCGTTTCCGGCCTGGCTGTGCTGCTGCTGCACAATCGGAATCACAAAAGTGCTGGACTGACTTCACGCTCCAGCCCACCCTTGAGATGTGTTTGGATCCGCGCTTCTAAGAGGACCTGAAAGCAGCTGGCGTCGCGTTGAATTTTCTTTTGAAATGGAGCGCAAATCGACTGAGATCGCGGTATCCCGCGCGCCAGGCAACCTCAGCCACGCTCAACTGTGTCGTGCGCAGCAGAACGGAAGCAAGATCGAGACGGGCCGCGATAACATATTGCAGTGGCGACAGGCCGACCTCCTTCTTGAAGGCTTTCGAAAAATGCGTGCCGCTCATCGCCGCAAGGTCGGCCATGGTGGCAAGGGTCAGATCAGCACCGAGATTGTCGTGAATATAGTCTAGCACCTTGCGCAGCCGGTGATCCTCAATGCCCGCATGCCAGGGCGGTGCGGGTTTGAGCATCTGAACGACTTGCGCCGCAAGTGCCCGATGCATCGTTTCCCGGTAGAGCGTGCCGCTCTGTGCAAATGTGTCTGCGTTCAGGCACAGATTGACAAGCAGGGGATCGATGTCACCGACGACAGCTTGAAAACCCGCACTATCGTGAAACCCGAATTCTTCCAACAGTCTCTCGTTCAAGGAAACGGTCGCGAATTCCAGGTCATCGTCATACTCGCAGTACCCCTCACTGCCTGCGGGAAGAAGCCAGCCCTGATGTTTCGATAGCGGCCAGTGCTTTGCAATTGAGGAGCCATGTGAAATCCGGTGTGTCGGCTGGTCGTTCAAAAATATCCCGAGCGTCAGCGACGGCAGGGTATACGCCCCACCGCCTGCAGGCAGAACGGATTTTTCCGACACGACATCAGGCATGCCCTGAGTCTAGGTGCTTTTCGGTCAAATTCAATTGCTGATCGCAAGCTCGGTCACCCGGTTTCAGACTTAACGCAAACCCAATTTCTTCAGGAGACGGTCCCGTTTCATCAGCCACCAGCCGGATTCAATCGGCCACAAGGCGTGTCCTTCATCCGTTCCGAGCCGCGCAGCGACATGTAATGGCCAATTCGGATCATCGAGCATCTCCCGGGCGACCGCGACCATGTCTGCCCGGCCGGATGCCACGATCTCCTCGCAATGCTCCGCACCCCACAAGAAGCCGACAGCCATCGTTGCAATATCGGCTTCCTTGCGGACTCTTTCGGCAAAGGGTGTTTGAAAGCCTTCTTCAATCACCATTCGTCGCGGGCGTTCCTTGCCGCCGATACCGCCGCTCGAACAGTCGATCATGTCGACGCCAGCAGCCTTCAGCGCCTTTGCCGTTTCAATAGTATCGTCAATTTCGATGCCGTCCTCGAGCCAGTCCGTTGCGGAAAGCCGGAACGCGAGCGGATAGCCCTCCGGCCAGTTGGCGCGCACGGACCGAGCGACCTCAATCGCGAAGCGCATCCGGTTCTCCGTACTGCCTCCCCAGCGATCGTTTCGTTTGTTGGCAACCGGGGACAGAAACTGATGGACCAGAAATCCATGCGCGGCGTAGATCTCGATGATCTTGAAGCCTGCCTCGCAAGACCGCCGGGCTGCCGACCCGAATGAGTCGATCACCCGCTGAATGTCATCTTCCGACATTTCTTCAGGATCAGGCCAGCCATCGGCATAAGGGATTGCGGAGGGAGCGATCGCCGGCCACGGATGTTCACCGCGCTCTGCAGCGTCCTCTTCATCGACGGGTGTTTCGCCATGCCACGGCCGGCGCTCGGAAGCTTTGCGGCCCGCGTGACCGAGTTGAATGCCGGGCACGGCACCCTCGCGTTCGATAAAGCGGGTTACGGGTGTGAGTTGATCAACTTGCGCATCGTCCCACAGACCCAGATCGCCATGTGTCCTGCGTCCGTCTTTCTCAACGGCGGTCGCCTCAGCATAGACCAGTCCCGCCCCGCCGACCGCAAAGCGGCCGAGATGGACGAGATGCCAGTCGTTGGCGTATCCATCAAGCGCTCGATACTGGCTCATCGGAGAGACAGCGATACGATTCTTGAATGTGATGTCACGAAGTTTGAATTCTGAAAAAAGGGTTGCCAAGTTTGATCCGTCGGTTGGTTGGAATTTGAACAAAGGAGCGAGGCGTCCAATCAGGCCAGCAGGCAGGCACCTCGACCGTTAGCCCAGACTAGAGGTTGTGGCCCGCTTCGGAAATCAAGGCCGCGTGAACACGCATAATTTCGGTTTGAATTTGTGTTCTCCGCTCGACGGAATTTCGTATTTGGCAGGCGCGCTTGGATTTTTTGATCACGTAACGGCAGCTAAATGACAGTTTGATGACAATTCAGAGGTTCCTGCTGTCGCGATTGCTGCTTGCCTCGGCAGGTTCGCGACTTTGATGTCGCAAACAAAATAAGCTCAAAGCCTTTGATTTTACAACACTTTATACACCGATTCACATCTCGAAGGTTGAAATCGAATTCAGTATTTAGCCGGAAAAATTACCCGCGGTAGTGACAACTTTTAAGACCGTCATTAAAGTTAAAAAAAACTCACGTTATACCATGACTCCTCTGTGGTACGGTCCATTCGCCGGACAGACGCGGGCGCGCAATTCCAGGGTCCTGGAAAGTCGTGCGTGTCTGAAAGACGAGGTCCGCCAAATGGTGTCCAGTAACGCAAGAGCCAGCTAATTTTTCGTAGTAGCCAGCAGGGAAGAAACATGAAAGACAACGAGAACCACACGCTTTCTTTCGACGAATTCGACGAAGTGATGAACCCTCGCCCGGAAGAAAACGATTTCGACCGGATTGTTGAATCAGCCCTAAGCCGTCGCGGTTTCATGGGCGGCGTCCTCGCATTCGGCAGCTTCGCAGCGCTCGGCGGAACCGCCGGCATCGCAAAAGCTGCGTCGGACCGTTTCGCCTTTGACCAGATCGGCACATCCATTGCCGACGATGTCATCGTTCCGAGCGGCTACAAGGTTGACGTCATGATGCGGTGGGGCGACCCGATGTGGTCCGACGCACCGGAATTCGACCAGGCAACACGCGGCACCGCTGCAAGCCAAGAGCGCTCTTTTGGTGACAACACCGACGGTATGGACGTGTTCCCGCATGACGGCAAGACGCTTCTGGTCGTGAACAACGAATACACCAACCGCTCCATCATCTCGACAAGCGCCGAAGACGGCCGTCTTGTCGGCGAAGGTGAGATCGCCAAGGGAATGATGGCTCATGGCGTTTCGGTCGTTGAGGTCGCCAAGATCGACGGCAAGTGGCAGATGGTCAAGGACAGCCCTTACAACCGCCGCATCACGCCGAACACCGAAATGGAAATCACCGGTCCGGCTGCCGGCCATGACCTTTTGAAGACCGATGCCGATCCGACCGGCACAAAAACCCTCGGCACCTGGAACAACTGCGGCAACGGCAAGACCCCCTGGGGCACCTACCTTGCCTGCGAAGAAAACTTCAACGGCTACTTCTCGTCCAGTGAAGAGGTCCAAAACGACGATCCCAAGTCGATCACACCAGGCATGAAGCGCTATGGCGTGAACACCGAGGACTGGGGTTACGGCTGGGCCGAAATCGATGAGCGTTTCGATGTCGCGAAACACCCGAACGAGCCGAACCGCGCCGGTTACGTCGTCGAAATCGACCCGACGGACCCGAACTCGACACCCAAGAAGCGCACGGCTCTTGGTCGTTTCAAGCACGAAAACGCGGAAGCGGTCGTGAACAACGATGGTCGCGTCGTTGTCTACATGGGCGATGATGAGCGCGGCGAATTCGTCTACCGATACGTTTCCAACGGCGTTTATGCTCCGGGCGCACCGACGGATGAATTGCTGAGCGACGGCGTCCTCTATGTCGCCAAGTTCAGCGACAACGGGACCGGCGCATGGGTCGCACTCACGCCGGAAACAACGGGCATGGATCACGCAGAGATCCACATTCACAGCCGCCAGGCTGGGTCCGCAGTTGGCGCCACCACGATGGACCGTCCGGAGTGGATTGCAGCCAATCCGAAGGCGCCCGAGATTTACTGCTGCCTGACGAACAACAAGAACCGTGGCGTCAAGCCGAATGCCGGTGGTGACGACACTTCCGTCAACGGCCCGAATCCGCGCGAGAAGAACAACTACGGCCAGATCGTGCGCTGGCGTCCTGACGGCGGCGACCACACGGCTCCGGGCTTCACCTGGGACCTCTATGTGCTCGCCGGCAACCCGACGGTGCATTCTGACGCCTATGGCGGGTCTTCGAACGTCAATTCCGACAACATGTTCAACTCACCGGATGGTCTGAAATTCGACTCCAACGGACTTGTCTGGATCCAGACGGACGGGAACTACAAGAACGAAGGCGACTTCGCAGGTCAGGGCAACAACCAGATGCTCGCGGGCGATCCGGTCACCGGTGAAATCCGTCGCTTCATGGTTGGCCCGAACGAGTGCGAAATCACCGGCCTGACCTGGAGCCCGGACCGCCGGACCATGTTCGTCGGCATCCAGCACCCGGGCGAGCGTGGCAACAGCCACTGGCCGGAAGGTGGTGATTCCGTGCCGCGGTCTGCCATCATTGCAGTTACGCGTGAAGATGGTGGCCTCGTCGGCTAACCATTCCGGTTCGCGAAACAAACGATCGGCCGGTTCTCTACCGGCCGATTTTTTGATCCTCGGGCAAGGACCTCATTGTGTGAAATGTCGCTGAAACCGCAACAACCAGTGTTGCCGCGTCAGCAACAAAAAGGGCTTTTGTGCAGCGCGGTGTTTACATAGGTCAGTTGGCTCACGCCCCACTTTGAACAGCTCATCGCGACTATCAAATCTTGCTTCTGTCGTACCAGACCGCCTCGATATTGTGTCCGTCCGGATCGAAAACAAACGCTGCGAAATATCCTGGCCAATATTGAGCTCGATAGCCCGGCCCGCCATTGTCGCGTGCGCCTTCTGCCAGTGCGATCGCGAAAAACGCCTCGACCTCTTCCCGGCTTTTGGCTTCGAAAGCGATATGGGTCGGCGCAACCGGTTCGGTCACCAGCCATAGATCCGTGTTCTTGCCGTCGAAGAACCCCGCCGCATCGTCGAGCTCCATGCTGATCGAATAGCCAAGCGTTGCAAGAACCTTCGCGTAAAACGCCTTTGACCTGGTGAGGTCGCTGACATGCAAATGTGTATGAGCAATCAATCCCGGACCTCTCCAATACCCATGAGCGGAAGCCTCACATTCGGGTCAGATTGCACGTTTCCACCTGAACACGCAAAGACTGATCGAACACAGGACTAAAGAGCCAAGACGTTCCTATCAAAGCGGATATCCTAGGTAACAGCCGGCCACGTCTTCGCCACCATCGTCAGCACGTCGTATTGCGCAACGACCTCGTCGTTCTGATTGGTCACCTGGCAATCCCAGCGTACTTCGCCGTGCTCGGCATTCTCTCGCGGATTGATTTCCTTGCAAGTCAGCCGCACCTTCAGACTGTCACCGAAATAAACAGGGGTCAGGAACCTCAGGTTGTCGACACCATAGTTCGCCAGAACAGGGCCTGGATCTGGGTCGACAAACAGCCCGGCGGCAAAGGACGCGATCAAATATCCATGTGCGACCCGGTCATCGAAAAACGGGTTGGCCTTTGCCGCTTCGCTGTCCATGTGAGCGTAAAACGTATCGCCGGTAAACTCCGCAAAGTGCTCCACGTCCTCCTGCGTAACCTCGCGCGCCCCGGTGACGATCTGATCTCCGATCTTCAACTCGGCGAGGGATTTGCGGAACGGATGCACATCCGCCCTGACAGGCGCGCCATCCAGCCATTGGCCGGTGACAGCTGAGAGCAATTCGGGCGTCCCCTGCACTGCTGTGCGCTGCATGAAATGTTTCACGCCCCGCATCCCGCCCATCTCCTCGCCGCCGCCAGCGCGCCCGGGACCACCATGAACAAGCGGCGCCAAGGGCGATCCATGACCTGTTGAACTCTTGGCCGACCGGCGATTGCCGATCAGAACGCGCCCGTGGAACGGGGCAAGCCCGGTGACGATTTCTCGTGCGATCGCGCCGTCATTGGTAAAGAGCGAGGACACCAGTGAACCCCGTCCCTTTTGCGCAAGCGTGACCGCTTCGTCGTTGTCCTCATAGGCCATGACGGTTGCAACCGGACCGAAAGCTTCGACCGAGTGAACGGCTTCGGCAATAACCGGATTGCCACAGCGCAACAGGACAGGGGCCATGAAGGCGCCGCTTTCCGTGTCACCCGAAACAAGGTCGACCTCATTCAGCGAACCGGAAACGATCTCCGCTTCCCCGGCCAGCACGCCAACCTTCGATTTGACGTCATCGCGGTCCTTCAGGGAAACCAGAGCCCCCATGCGTGCCCGCTCGTCGTCCGGCAAGCCGACGGGTGTCCCTTCAAGTCGCCGGGCGAGTGCTTCCACGACGGCGCCCTCGTGCATTTTGGGCACGATCACCCGGCGGATTGCCGTGCATTTCTGACCTGCCTTGACCGTTATTTCGCGGGCGGCTTCCTTCACGAACAGATCGAATTCTTCCGTTCCCGGCCCGGCGTCGATACCAAGGATAGACGCATTGAGACTGTCCGCTTCCATGGTGAAGCGAACGGAATGCTGCAGGATCGCCTGTCCCGACTTCAGCTTCTGGCCCGTTGAAGCAGAACCGGTGAAGGTAACGACATCCTGCTCGATGACGTGGTCCAGCAAATCACG encodes:
- a CDS encoding NADH:flavin oxidoreductase/NADH oxidase codes for the protein MATLFSEFKLRDITFKNRIAVSPMSQYRALDGYANDWHLVHLGRFAVGGAGLVYAEATAVEKDGRRTHGDLGLWDDAQVDQLTPVTRFIEREGAVPGIQLGHAGRKASERRPWHGETPVDEEDAAERGEHPWPAIAPSAIPYADGWPDPEEMSEDDIQRVIDSFGSAARRSCEAGFKIIEIYAAHGFLVHQFLSPVANKRNDRWGGSTENRMRFAIEVARSVRANWPEGYPLAFRLSATDWLEDGIEIDDTIETAKALKAAGVDMIDCSSGGIGGKERPRRMVIEEGFQTPFAERVRKEADIATMAVGFLWGAEHCEEIVASGRADMVAVAREMLDDPNWPLHVAARLGTDEGHALWPIESGWWLMKRDRLLKKLGLR
- a CDS encoding PhoX family phosphatase, yielding MKDNENHTLSFDEFDEVMNPRPEENDFDRIVESALSRRGFMGGVLAFGSFAALGGTAGIAKAASDRFAFDQIGTSIADDVIVPSGYKVDVMMRWGDPMWSDAPEFDQATRGTAASQERSFGDNTDGMDVFPHDGKTLLVVNNEYTNRSIISTSAEDGRLVGEGEIAKGMMAHGVSVVEVAKIDGKWQMVKDSPYNRRITPNTEMEITGPAAGHDLLKTDADPTGTKTLGTWNNCGNGKTPWGTYLACEENFNGYFSSSEEVQNDDPKSITPGMKRYGVNTEDWGYGWAEIDERFDVAKHPNEPNRAGYVVEIDPTDPNSTPKKRTALGRFKHENAEAVVNNDGRVVVYMGDDERGEFVYRYVSNGVYAPGAPTDELLSDGVLYVAKFSDNGTGAWVALTPETTGMDHAEIHIHSRQAGSAVGATTMDRPEWIAANPKAPEIYCCLTNNKNRGVKPNAGGDDTSVNGPNPREKNNYGQIVRWRPDGGDHTAPGFTWDLYVLAGNPTVHSDAYGGSSNVNSDNMFNSPDGLKFDSNGLVWIQTDGNYKNEGDFAGQGNNQMLAGDPVTGEIRRFMVGPNECEITGLTWSPDRRTMFVGIQHPGERGNSHWPEGGDSVPRSAIIAVTREDGGLVG
- a CDS encoding VOC family protein, producing MIAHTHLHVSDLTRSKAFYAKVLATLGYSISMELDDAAGFFDGKNTDLWLVTEPVAPTHIAFEAKSREEVEAFFAIALAEGARDNGGPGYRAQYWPGYFAAFVFDPDGHNIEAVWYDRSKI
- the paaZ gene encoding phenylacetic acid degradation bifunctional protein PaaZ; its protein translation is MNGTGNTARRLESYVEGAWRSGEGDGKPVLNAATGQIHALIGTEGLDFRAALEWGRAAGGPALRAMTIHERALMLKAVGLKLMEQKEDFYLENFATGATRKDGWIDIEGGIGTLLTFASKARRELPNTKVLTEGPVEPLSRDNTFAAQHILTPLRGVAIHINAFNFPVWGMLEKIAPSLIAGMPCIVKPASQTAYLTELVVRRILETGLLPDGALQIVTGSARDLLDHVIEQDVVTFTGSASTGQKLKSGQAILQHSVRFTMEADSLNASILGIDAGPGTEEFDLFVKEAAREITVKAGQKCTAIRRVIVPKMHEGAVVEALARRLEGTPVGLPDDERARMGALVSLKDRDDVKSKVGVLAGEAEIVSGSLNEVDLVSGDTESGAFMAPVLLRCGNPVIAEAVHSVEAFGPVATVMAYEDNDEAVTLAQKGRGSLVSSLFTNDGAIAREIVTGLAPFHGRVLIGNRRSAKSSTGHGSPLAPLVHGGPGRAGGGEEMGGMRGVKHFMQRTAVQGTPELLSAVTGQWLDGAPVRADVHPFRKSLAELKIGDQIVTGAREVTQEDVEHFAEFTGDTFYAHMDSEAAKANPFFDDRVAHGYLIASFAAGLFVDPDPGPVLANYGVDNLRFLTPVYFGDSLKVRLTCKEINPRENAEHGEVRWDCQVTNQNDEVVAQYDVLTMVAKTWPAVT